A window of the Euzebya pacifica genome harbors these coding sequences:
- a CDS encoding protein jag, whose translation MTDVQEAESDERTTMELLDEDADLAADFVEGLLDILDLPGDIDIEVQPDQATVTVQEVGSGLLIGRRGATLDALQELVRCSVQRQTERRSHVRVDVEGYRSRQLEKLRERCREAIAEVRETLEPVKLEPMDAYERKMMHNLAAAAGGVTSASEGAEPRRRVVIRPEG comes from the coding sequence CGACGTTCAGGAAGCCGAGTCCGACGAGCGCACCACCATGGAGCTGCTGGACGAGGATGCAGACCTCGCCGCTGACTTCGTGGAGGGGCTTCTCGACATCCTGGACCTGCCGGGGGACATCGACATCGAGGTCCAGCCCGACCAGGCCACCGTTACCGTCCAGGAGGTGGGTTCCGGGCTGTTGATCGGCCGACGTGGTGCCACCCTCGACGCCCTGCAGGAGCTCGTTCGTTGCTCCGTGCAGCGCCAGACCGAGCGCCGCTCCCACGTCAGGGTGGACGTGGAGGGCTACCGCTCCCGCCAGCTGGAGAAGCTGCGCGAGCGCTGCCGTGAGGCCATCGCTGAGGTCAGGGAGACCCTCGAGCCGGTCAAGCTCGAGCCGATGGACGCCTACGAGCGCAAGATGATGCACAACCTGGCCGCCGCCGCTGGTGGCGTGACCTCCGCGAGCGAAGGCGCCGAGCCGCGTCGCCGCGTGGTCATCCGGCCGGAGGGTTAG